Proteins encoded by one window of Chryseobacterium aquaeductus:
- a CDS encoding response regulator, with the protein MPRVNKVLVVDDSPAIVDSIEMMLDFEGFEIEKFYKGSDMLKTLDAESKPNLILMDMWLSGEDGRDICREIKANDSLKDIPVLIMSASRGLEQSALDAGADAFIAKPFDLDDMVDKIKLYSK; encoded by the coding sequence ATGCCTAGAGTAAATAAAGTTTTAGTGGTAGATGACAGTCCTGCGATCGTTGATTCTATAGAAATGATGCTCGATTTTGAAGGATTTGAGATTGAAAAATTTTATAAAGGTTCAGATATGCTCAAGACTTTAGATGCAGAATCTAAACCAAATCTTATTTTGATGGATATGTGGCTGTCCGGCGAAGATGGAAGAGATATTTGTCGTGAAATAAAAGCCAATGATAGTCTGAAAGATATACCGGTTTTAATTATGTCTGCGAGCAGAGGATTAGAGCAATCTGCATTAGACGCAGGAGCAGATGCTTTTATTGCGAAACCATTCGATCTTGATGATATGGTAGATAAAATCAAACTTTACTCAAAATAA
- a CDS encoding PAS domain-containing sensor histidine kinase has product MKSFLKQNVSPESLITLFSQAPVAMCLLIGKDFIIQNANPQILELWGRDSSVLGKPLFEALPEVKSQGFVEIFDNVYKKGEIFNGSKLSIFLEKFGNLEEHFFDFIYSPVYNDEKKIIGVSVVATEVTDQVISERKLKESEYRFEDLIRNSDYSTAIYRTDELYVELANDLMLKTWGKDSSVIGLKLEDALPELEGQPFIGILKDIFKTGKPYTATEDRVNLVVDGKLQTYYFNFSYKPLKNANGEVYAIHNMAVDVTDLVIARKEIQKREEKFRDLADSMPQFVWTCDQYGEMNYMNDNWYRFTGFDKNEKPSEGFKRVINPEVHAKVEDVWAESVKTGKPFEMEYQFKDPNNPDVYRWFLGRAVPTFDDNGEVSQWIGTFTDIDDFKQLQTQKDNFLGIASHELKTPLTSLKIYTQFIEKNLIKQNDLKNAKVAKKMDDQIDLLTVLISDLLDVTKIQNGKIQLNESEFDFDKLAEETVAEQQMNSRHKITLNTSHIGKIYADRHRIYQVMSNLISNAIKYSPDADEVVVSTELKDNTVEFSVKDFGIGIPADKQKKVFEQYYRVSGSKEHTFPGLGLGLYISSEIIKRSGGRIFVLSEEGKGSNFCFQVPKVKTYIKNA; this is encoded by the coding sequence ATGAAAAGTTTTTTAAAACAGAATGTTTCCCCGGAATCATTGATTACGCTATTTAGCCAAGCTCCTGTAGCAATGTGTTTGTTGATTGGTAAAGACTTTATTATACAAAATGCAAATCCTCAGATTTTAGAATTGTGGGGAAGAGATTCTTCTGTACTGGGCAAACCGCTGTTTGAAGCTTTGCCTGAAGTAAAATCTCAGGGCTTCGTAGAGATTTTTGATAATGTTTACAAAAAGGGTGAAATATTTAACGGGAGCAAACTTTCCATTTTTTTAGAGAAATTCGGAAATCTTGAAGAGCATTTTTTTGATTTTATTTATTCACCGGTCTATAATGACGAAAAAAAAATTATAGGGGTAAGTGTAGTAGCAACCGAGGTGACTGATCAGGTAATTTCTGAAAGAAAATTAAAGGAAAGTGAATACAGATTTGAAGATTTAATAAGAAATTCAGATTATTCAACTGCCATTTATCGCACTGATGAATTGTATGTAGAGCTTGCCAATGATTTAATGCTTAAAACCTGGGGAAAAGATTCATCTGTCATCGGGCTTAAACTCGAAGATGCCTTACCTGAGCTCGAAGGTCAGCCATTTATCGGGATTTTAAAGGATATTTTTAAAACAGGAAAACCTTATACAGCAACTGAAGACAGAGTGAATTTAGTGGTTGACGGAAAACTTCAGACTTATTATTTTAATTTTTCCTATAAACCTTTAAAAAATGCCAACGGTGAGGTGTATGCCATCCATAATATGGCAGTAGACGTTACAGATCTTGTTATTGCAAGAAAAGAAATTCAGAAAAGAGAAGAAAAATTCAGAGATTTGGCAGATTCTATGCCGCAGTTTGTCTGGACATGTGATCAATATGGTGAAATGAACTATATGAACGATAATTGGTACAGATTTACAGGTTTTGATAAAAATGAAAAACCTTCGGAAGGTTTTAAAAGAGTCATCAACCCGGAAGTTCATGCAAAAGTTGAGGACGTTTGGGCTGAGAGTGTGAAGACAGGAAAGCCTTTTGAGATGGAATATCAATTTAAAGATCCTAATAATCCTGATGTTTACCGTTGGTTTTTGGGAAGAGCAGTTCCTACTTTTGATGATAATGGTGAGGTTTCTCAGTGGATTGGTACTTTCACAGATATTGATGATTTTAAACAATTGCAGACCCAAAAAGATAATTTTCTCGGAATTGCCAGCCATGAATTAAAAACTCCTTTGACGAGTTTAAAAATTTATACCCAATTTATCGAAAAAAATCTCATCAAGCAAAACGATCTCAAAAATGCAAAAGTTGCCAAAAAGATGGATGATCAGATTGATTTGTTAACGGTTTTGATAAGCGATCTTTTAGATGTTACCAAAATTCAGAATGGTAAAATTCAGTTGAATGAATCTGAATTTGATTTTGATAAACTTGCAGAAGAGACCGTGGCAGAGCAACAAATGAACTCAAGACACAAAATCACACTCAACACATCGCATATTGGTAAAATATATGCAGATCGTCACCGTATTTACCAGGTAATGAGTAATCTGATCAGCAACGCCATAAAATATTCTCCCGATGCAGACGAAGTAGTTGTGTCTACAGAATTGAAGGACAACACTGTCGAGTTCAGTGTGAAAGATTTTGGGATCGGAATTCCTGCAGACAAACAGAAAAAGGTTTTTGAGCAATATTACAGAGTGAGCGGCTCAAAAGAGCATACTTTTCCGGGATTAGGGCTGGGTCTGTACATTTCATCCGAAATTATCAAAAGGTCTGGTGGTCGTATTTTTGTATTGTCTGAAGAAGGAAAAGGGTCTAATTTTTGCTTTCAAGTCCCGAAAGTAAAAACGTATATCAAAAATGCCTAG
- a CDS encoding M16 family metallopeptidase, with protein MKKRLLSAAAAAFFGVLLNAQQIKFEEYDLPNGLHVILHQDNSAPVVTTGVMYHVGAKDEVKGRTGFAHFFEHLLFEGTPNIKRGEWFKIVSSNGGQNNANTSMDRTYYYETFPSNNEQLGLWMEAERLRHAEINQIGVDTQREVVKEEKRLRMDNQPYGNLMNAIQQNLFTNHPYSGSVIGSIDDLNSAKLQEFRDFYKKYYVPNNATLVVAGDIKPEQTKKWIQEYYGGLTKGTVAPKNFPKESPITKETEKTVTDPNIQLPAYIFAYRSPSNKDKDAYILNMLSSYLSSGKSSVLYKKLVDQEKKALEVQAFNLGMEDYGVFGFFAMPMGETTRQTLQADIDVEIKKLQSTLISQDDYQKLQNKFENQFVNANSSIQGIAASLATNHVLMGDTNLINKEIEIYRSITKQDLQNAAKKYLNSNQRVIINYVPEKK; from the coding sequence ATGAAAAAACGACTTCTTAGTGCCGCAGCTGCTGCTTTTTTTGGAGTATTGCTGAATGCACAACAAATCAAATTCGAAGAGTATGATTTACCAAACGGTTTACACGTAATTCTTCATCAGGATAATTCTGCACCGGTAGTAACTACAGGCGTAATGTATCATGTAGGAGCTAAAGACGAAGTAAAAGGCAGAACTGGTTTTGCACACTTTTTTGAACACCTTTTGTTTGAAGGAACTCCAAACATTAAAAGAGGAGAATGGTTTAAAATCGTATCGTCAAATGGAGGGCAAAACAACGCCAACACAAGTATGGACAGAACATACTATTACGAAACTTTCCCTTCAAACAACGAACAGCTAGGTCTTTGGATGGAAGCTGAAAGACTACGTCATGCTGAGATCAACCAGATTGGTGTAGACACGCAGAGAGAAGTGGTAAAAGAAGAAAAAAGATTGAGAATGGATAATCAGCCTTATGGTAATCTGATGAATGCTATTCAGCAAAATCTTTTCACAAATCACCCTTATAGCGGATCTGTCATCGGGTCTATTGATGATCTGAACTCTGCAAAATTGCAAGAATTTAGAGATTTTTACAAAAAATATTACGTTCCAAATAATGCTACTTTAGTGGTTGCAGGAGACATCAAGCCTGAGCAAACTAAAAAATGGATTCAGGAATATTACGGCGGATTAACAAAAGGAACTGTAGCTCCTAAAAACTTCCCGAAAGAAAGTCCTATCACGAAAGAAACAGAAAAAACGGTAACTGACCCTAACATCCAGCTTCCTGCTTACATTTTCGCATACAGAAGCCCTTCAAACAAAGACAAAGATGCATATATCTTGAATATGCTTTCCTCTTACCTGAGCAGCGGAAAATCTTCTGTACTTTACAAAAAATTGGTAGATCAGGAGAAAAAAGCATTAGAAGTGCAGGCATTCAACCTTGGAATGGAAGATTACGGTGTTTTTGGTTTCTTTGCAATGCCAATGGGAGAAACAACGAGACAGACTTTGCAGGCAGATATTGATGTTGAAATCAAGAAACTTCAGTCTACATTGATTTCTCAGGATGATTATCAAAAACTTCAAAACAAATTTGAAAATCAGTTTGTAAATGCTAACTCAAGTATTCAGGGTATTGCTGCTTCATTGGCAACAAACCACGTTTTGATGGGAGATACCAATTTGATCAATAAAGAAATAGAAATCTACAGATCAATCACAAAGCAAGATTTGCAAAATGCTGCTAAAAAGTATCTTAATTCTAACCAAAGAGTAATCATTAATTACGTACCTGAAAAAAAGTAA
- a CDS encoding M16 family metallopeptidase has product MKKQFTYIAAAFLFSGMLSAQKIDLNAMPKAGPTPTINIAQPKTFQLKNGLTVMVVENNKLPRVNMSLSMDRQPYYEGDVVGVSQIMADQLGNGTTTLSKDEFNKKVDFLGANIGFNSGGASSNSLSKYFPEVLVLMSDAIINPKFSADEIQKSKDRAIEGIKSEEKNASSIASRVSNALIYGKNTARGEFETIESVNKIQLADVQNIYKKYYAPDNAYLVIVGDVKFDKVKPMVEKAFANWKKANTTFAPLEPASNVAKTEINVVDVPSAVQSVVSVGNINNLKMKDANYFPATIANYILGGGGEARLFMNLREKNGFTYGAYSSMNASKYSPDFSAEASVRNEVTDKAVKEFMNEINGISTVKADELANAKAKLKGSFIMSLEQPATIARFAVSQKVNDLPADFYTNYLKSIDKVTTADVSNAVKSTVMPNQSRIFIAGKASEISEGLEKLGYPVKYYDANANPVGKPIAMKADASVTVASVVDKYITAIGGKAALDKVSSYTMTAAMSVQGQNIDFKTIKAQGGKELTMVTMGGMTLQKQVFDGKTGFSEQQGQKVAMTKEEIADNLKNTELFEELGFAKSADYKLAGIEKIGGEDSYAIKTADKSYYYSVKTGLKTGETETVKAQGQTMTIPTTFSNYKDVAGVKMPYTINVNQMGMDMTMNVKSYEVNQAKETDFK; this is encoded by the coding sequence ATGAAAAAACAATTCACTTATATAGCGGCAGCATTTTTATTTTCAGGAATGCTTTCTGCACAAAAAATTGACCTTAATGCAATGCCAAAGGCAGGACCAACGCCTACTATCAACATTGCACAGCCAAAAACTTTTCAGTTAAAAAATGGTTTAACTGTAATGGTGGTTGAAAACAACAAATTGCCAAGAGTAAACATGAGCCTTTCTATGGACAGACAGCCATATTACGAAGGTGATGTTGTAGGTGTAAGCCAAATCATGGCAGATCAGTTGGGTAACGGAACAACGACTTTAAGTAAAGACGAATTCAACAAAAAAGTAGATTTCCTGGGTGCTAACATCGGTTTCAATTCAGGAGGAGCATCTTCTAATTCACTTTCAAAATATTTTCCGGAAGTTTTAGTTTTAATGTCTGATGCGATCATCAATCCTAAATTTTCTGCTGACGAGATTCAAAAATCAAAAGACAGAGCTATTGAAGGAATCAAGAGTGAAGAAAAAAATGCTTCATCAATTGCTTCAAGAGTTTCTAACGCTTTGATCTACGGTAAAAATACTGCAAGAGGAGAATTTGAAACGATAGAGTCTGTAAACAAAATACAATTAGCTGACGTTCAAAACATTTACAAAAAATATTACGCTCCGGATAATGCCTATTTGGTAATTGTAGGTGACGTGAAGTTTGATAAGGTAAAACCAATGGTGGAAAAGGCATTTGCCAACTGGAAAAAAGCCAATACTACTTTTGCACCTCTAGAGCCAGCTTCTAATGTTGCTAAAACAGAGATCAATGTGGTAGATGTTCCTTCTGCAGTGCAATCTGTAGTTTCTGTAGGAAACATCAACAATTTGAAAATGAAAGATGCTAATTATTTCCCGGCAACGATCGCAAACTACATTCTTGGTGGTGGCGGTGAAGCGAGACTTTTCATGAATCTTCGTGAAAAAAACGGATTTACTTATGGAGCTTACTCAAGCATGAATGCAAGCAAATATTCTCCTGATTTCTCGGCTGAAGCAAGCGTAAGAAATGAAGTTACTGATAAAGCGGTAAAAGAATTTATGAACGAAATCAACGGTATTTCTACCGTGAAAGCTGACGAATTGGCGAATGCAAAAGCTAAACTGAAAGGAAGTTTCATCATGTCACTAGAACAGCCTGCTACGATCGCAAGATTTGCTGTAAGCCAAAAAGTGAATGATCTTCCTGCTGATTTCTATACCAATTACCTAAAATCTATTGATAAAGTAACTACTGCAGACGTTTCTAATGCAGTAAAATCTACTGTAATGCCAAACCAAAGCAGAATTTTCATCGCTGGTAAAGCGTCTGAAATTTCTGAAGGATTAGAAAAATTGGGTTACCCTGTAAAATATTACGATGCAAACGCAAATCCTGTAGGGAAACCAATCGCAATGAAAGCTGATGCAAGCGTAACCGTAGCTTCTGTTGTAGATAAATATATTACTGCAATTGGTGGTAAAGCTGCTCTTGATAAAGTTTCTTCTTATACGATGACAGCTGCAATGTCTGTACAAGGGCAAAACATTGATTTTAAGACAATCAAAGCGCAAGGTGGTAAAGAACTTACTATGGTAACAATGGGAGGAATGACCCTTCAAAAGCAAGTTTTTGACGGTAAAACAGGATTTTCAGAACAGCAAGGGCAGAAAGTTGCCATGACTAAAGAAGAAATCGCTGACAACTTGAAAAACACTGAACTTTTCGAAGAGTTAGGTTTTGCTAAATCTGCAGATTATAAATTGGCAGGAATCGAGAAAATTGGCGGAGAAGATTCTTACGCAATCAAAACAGCTGATAAATCATATTACTATAGCGTAAAAACTGGTCTTAAAACCGGAGAAACTGAAACTGTAAAAGCTCAGGGACAAACAATGACCATTCCTACGACTTTCTCTAATTACAAGGATGTTGCAGGTGTGAAAATGCCTTACACCATCAATGTAAACCAAATGGGAATGGATATGACGATGAATGTAAAATCTTATGAAGTAAATCAGGCAAAAGAAACTGATTTCAAATAA
- the secG gene encoding preprotein translocase subunit SecG, whose translation MDTIFTLLMVLIMIASILLVIVVMAQNPKGGGLSSTFGGASSTQFGVQRTNDFMEKSTWTLGAVIIVLILISVVVTGKPKQSAPIPQAPGKTEAPANQTAPASKTTAPVTVPATK comes from the coding sequence ATGGATACTATATTTACACTATTGATGGTTCTTATTATGATTGCCAGCATTTTATTGGTTATCGTTGTTATGGCTCAAAACCCTAAAGGTGGCGGTCTTTCAAGTACATTCGGAGGTGCATCTTCCACACAGTTTGGTGTACAGAGAACCAATGACTTTATGGAAAAGTCAACTTGGACATTAGGAGCGGTAATTATCGTTCTTATCTTAATCAGCGTTGTTGTAACTGGGAAACCAAAACAGTCTGCGCCGATTCCACAAGCGCCCGGCAAAACAGAAGCACCAGCTAATCAAACAGCACCGGCTTCTAAAACTACAGCTCCGGTAACTGTTCCGGCAACGAAATAA
- a CDS encoding glycosyltransferase family 2 protein: protein MTQKLSIIIVNYNVTQLLRNCLLSVEKYAKDVDYEVIVIDNKSTDSSWGDLIPEFPKVHFIASEKNEGFAKANNKAIGTASGEYLLILNPDTELEGFYLNEILDFADSKSNFGCLGVRMHDANGNFLPESKRSVPDMFNAFEKLFTSFKKRNSKSYYRNDVGEYEIAEIEVITGAFLLVKKEVYQKAGGLDERYFMYGEDIDLCYTLLKNGYKNYYYGKASILHHKGESTIKNEVYLERFYGAMQIFIDKYYKEKKPMQYSFLKAGLRLRHKIELIKLK, encoded by the coding sequence ATGACTCAAAAACTTTCAATCATTATCGTTAATTATAATGTGACTCAACTTCTGAGAAACTGTCTTCTCTCTGTTGAAAAATATGCAAAAGATGTCGACTACGAAGTCATTGTCATTGATAACAAATCTACCGACAGCTCGTGGGGTGATCTTATTCCCGAATTTCCAAAAGTACATTTTATTGCTTCAGAAAAAAATGAAGGTTTTGCTAAAGCCAACAATAAAGCGATAGGAACTGCTTCAGGAGAATATCTCTTGATTTTAAATCCTGATACAGAATTGGAAGGTTTTTATCTGAATGAAATTTTAGATTTCGCTGATTCTAAGAGCAATTTTGGATGTTTAGGTGTAAGAATGCATGATGCTAACGGAAATTTTCTTCCCGAAAGTAAACGTTCGGTTCCCGATATGTTCAATGCTTTCGAAAAACTGTTTACCAGCTTTAAAAAGAGAAATTCTAAATCATATTACAGAAATGATGTTGGGGAATATGAAATTGCAGAAATTGAAGTGATTACCGGCGCCTTTTTGTTGGTTAAAAAAGAGGTTTATCAAAAAGCTGGAGGTCTTGATGAAAGATATTTTATGTATGGTGAAGATATTGATTTGTGCTACACTTTATTAAAAAATGGGTATAAAAATTACTATTACGGAAAAGCTTCAATCCTTCATCACAAAGGCGAAAGTACGATAAAGAATGAGGTTTATCTCGAAAGATTTTACGGAGCAATGCAGATTTTCATAGATAAATATTACAAAGAAAAGAAACCGATGCAATATTCATTTCTGAAAGCAGGTTTAAGATTAAGACACAAAATAGAGCTCATTAAACTAAAATAA
- the recR gene encoding recombination mediator RecR, translating to MDYPSKVLAKAVEEISGLPGIGKKTALRLALHLLKQPNSRATSLGTSIINLVNEIKYCKECHNFSDFDICEICSNEKRSDELICIVEDVRDVIAIENTGKYRGKYLILGGKISPMEGVGPHQLNIPSIEKKLQQGNAKEFIFALSATMEGDTTAYYIYKKFKNSGIQFSSIARGISVGDELEYADEISLGRSIINRLPYNEKD from the coding sequence ATGGATTATCCAAGTAAAGTATTGGCAAAAGCAGTAGAAGAAATCTCCGGACTTCCCGGTATTGGTAAGAAAACTGCCTTACGCCTTGCACTTCATTTACTTAAACAGCCCAATTCCAGAGCGACAAGTTTGGGAACTTCAATCATCAATCTGGTAAATGAAATTAAATATTGTAAAGAATGTCACAACTTTTCAGATTTTGATATTTGCGAAATCTGCAGCAACGAAAAACGTAGTGATGAGCTGATTTGCATTGTTGAAGATGTACGTGATGTGATCGCCATCGAAAATACCGGAAAATATAGAGGGAAATACCTTATTTTAGGTGGAAAAATTTCCCCGATGGAAGGCGTGGGACCTCATCAATTGAACATTCCGAGTATTGAAAAGAAGTTGCAACAAGGTAATGCAAAAGAATTTATTTTTGCTTTAAGTGCTACGATGGAAGGCGATACGACAGCTTATTATATTTATAAAAAATTCAAAAATTCAGGGATTCAGTTTTCAAGTATAGCAAGAGGAATTTCTGTAGGTGATGAGTTGGAATATGCTGACGAAATTTCTCTGGGAAGATCAATCATCAATCGACTTCCATATAACGAAAAAGATTAA
- a CDS encoding aminoacyl-histidine dipeptidase produces MELSNIEPQIIWKNFSKLNAVPRPSKKEEKVIAFIKEFGENLGLETTVDEVGNVIIKKPATAGMENRKSIVMQSHLDMVCQKNNDVNFDFETQGIQMEVDGDWVKAKGTTLGADNGLGVATIMSILESSDIPHPDLEALFTIDEETGMTGALGLKPGQLTGQILLNLDTEEDDEIDIGCAGGIDVTVSQNYPTEASNGQIVRIEVKGLQGGHSGMDIHKGFGNANIILGRILYKALAKENVQLISIDGGSLRNAIPREAVALISVRNAGEFIENVTNGIKKEILEEFASIETGLQINIENSTSSDKALSEEDSKKIILVLKSLHNGVYRMSPDVHDLVESSNNVARVELKEGGLKILNLSRSSVDSSKDSVAEQLKSISELAGMNVEFSGSYPGWKPKPGSEIVQMMEKIYTEKFAEKPHVVACHAGLECGIIGANYPEMEMVSYGPTIRGAHSPDERANISSTQKFWSFTKDILANIPFK; encoded by the coding sequence ATGGAACTATCAAACATAGAACCGCAGATTATCTGGAAGAATTTTTCCAAGTTAAATGCTGTTCCGAGACCGTCAAAAAAAGAGGAAAAAGTAATCGCTTTCATTAAAGAATTCGGTGAAAATTTAGGTTTAGAAACCACGGTCGATGAAGTAGGAAATGTAATTATTAAAAAACCTGCCACTGCAGGAATGGAAAACCGTAAATCAATTGTGATGCAGTCGCATCTGGATATGGTTTGCCAAAAAAACAACGATGTGAATTTCGATTTTGAAACTCAGGGAATTCAGATGGAAGTTGACGGAGACTGGGTAAAAGCAAAAGGAACAACTTTAGGTGCAGATAACGGACTTGGTGTGGCAACCATCATGTCGATTCTTGAAAGTTCAGACATACCGCATCCTGATTTGGAAGCTCTTTTTACCATCGATGAAGAAACAGGTATGACTGGAGCCTTGGGTCTAAAACCGGGACAATTGACCGGACAAATCCTTTTAAATCTAGACACAGAAGAAGATGACGAAATCGACATCGGATGCGCAGGCGGAATTGATGTAACGGTAAGCCAAAACTATCCTACTGAAGCATCAAACGGACAAATTGTAAGAATTGAAGTAAAAGGTTTGCAAGGTGGTCATTCTGGAATGGATATTCACAAAGGTTTCGGAAATGCCAACATCATTTTAGGCAGAATTCTTTATAAAGCTTTAGCTAAAGAAAATGTTCAGTTGATTTCTATTGATGGAGGAAGTTTGAGAAATGCTATTCCAAGAGAGGCTGTAGCATTGATTTCTGTAAGGAATGCTGGAGAATTTATTGAAAATGTAACTAACGGAATCAAAAAAGAGATTTTAGAAGAATTTGCTTCCATAGAAACCGGACTTCAAATCAATATTGAAAATTCTACAAGCTCTGACAAGGCGCTTTCTGAGGAAGATTCGAAAAAAATTATTTTGGTTTTAAAATCTCTTCACAATGGCGTTTACAGAATGAGTCCTGATGTGCATGATCTGGTGGAATCATCAAATAATGTAGCAAGAGTTGAATTAAAAGAAGGAGGATTGAAAATTTTAAACCTTTCAAGATCATCAGTTGATTCGTCTAAAGATTCTGTTGCTGAGCAATTAAAATCAATTTCAGAATTGGCTGGAATGAATGTAGAATTTAGCGGATCTTATCCTGGCTGGAAACCAAAACCTGGTTCTGAAATTGTTCAGATGATGGAGAAAATCTACACAGAAAAATTTGCAGAAAAACCACACGTTGTCGCTTGTCACGCAGGTTTAGAATGCGGAATCATCGGTGCCAATTATCCTGAAATGGAAATGGTAAGTTACGGACCAACCATCAGAGGAGCTCACTCGCCGGATGAAAGAGCTAATATATCTTCAACACAGAAGTTCTGGAGTTTTACGAAGGATATTTTAGCGAATATTCCTTTTAAATAA
- a CDS encoding LOG family protein, which translates to MKSITVFCGSSFGSDEKYKEQATLLGQTLTQQNIQLIYGGANVGLMGAVADGVLSKGGKVIGVLPHFLQSKEIAHKNLTELILVESMHERKTKMNDLCDGVIALPGGFGTLEELFEMITWAQLGLHKKPIAILNIDGFYDNLIKLVQTMVDKGFLKQINQEMLLVSDNIEELLEKMKNYQAPMVGKWISKERT; encoded by the coding sequence ATGAAAAGTATTACCGTATTTTGCGGATCGAGTTTCGGTTCGGATGAAAAATATAAAGAGCAGGCAACTTTGCTCGGACAGACTTTAACACAACAAAACATTCAACTGATTTATGGTGGTGCCAATGTAGGATTGATGGGTGCAGTCGCTGACGGTGTTTTATCTAAAGGCGGAAAAGTCATTGGTGTTCTTCCCCACTTTTTGCAGTCAAAAGAAATTGCACATAAAAATCTAACCGAATTGATTTTGGTTGAAAGTATGCACGAAAGAAAAACCAAAATGAATGATCTTTGTGACGGCGTCATTGCACTTCCGGGAGGTTTTGGAACTCTGGAAGAATTATTTGAAATGATCACCTGGGCACAACTCGGGCTTCACAAAAAACCAATTGCAATTTTGAATATTGACGGATTTTATGATAATTTGATTAAGCTGGTTCAAACTATGGTTGATAAAGGATTTTTGAAACAGATCAATCAGGAAATGCTTTTGGTAAGCGACAATATTGAAGAGCTTCTGGAAAAGATGAAAAATTATCAGGCTCCGATGGTTGGAAAATGGATCTCGAAGGAAAGAACTTAA
- a CDS encoding 2Fe-2S iron-sulfur cluster-binding family protein: MNDINIRITDREGLTHDIVAPTDMSMNLMEIIRSYELAEEGTIGVCGGMAMCASCQVYVVKDPGLEPMGDEEDAMLGEAYHVQPNSRLGCQLHIADAMEGLEVEIAPYP; this comes from the coding sequence ATGAATGATATAAATATAAGAATCACTGACAGGGAAGGATTGACCCACGATATCGTAGCTCCTACCGATATGTCGATGAATTTGATGGAGATCATCCGTTCTTATGAATTGGCAGAAGAAGGAACTATCGGCGTTTGCGGAGGAATGGCAATGTGTGCCTCATGTCAGGTTTATGTTGTTAAAGATCCGGGACTTGAGCCGATGGGCGACGAAGAGGATGCCATGCTTGGCGAAGCTTATCATGTACAGCCAAACAGCAGATTGGGTTGCCAGCTTCATATTGCTGATGCGATGGAAGGTCTTGAAGTGGAAATTGCTCCTTATCCTTAG